One part of the Streptomyces ferrugineus genome encodes these proteins:
- a CDS encoding ATP-dependent DNA ligase, with amino-acid sequence MSLPLIPPMLATPGTLPPAAQDARWAYETKQDGQRAVAYLAGDGSLLLRARSGEDITPAYPELRPLGDALGATSAVLDGEILVLDEQGRADFQLLQSRMGLVHAPARAARMATRTPVHLVLFDVMHLAGRSLLKVPYSRRRGRLEELDLAGPFWSTPRALVGHGAQALAATREHGLEGLVCKRLDSLYEPGVRSRAWIKIRNMHSEDVVVGGWLPGKGRLTGLPGALLVGQFTADGRLRYVGGVGTGWSEAERTRLAELLRAGATDVCPFDPVPQVAGARWVLPRLVGEVRFSIRTRSGMLRQPSWLRLRPDLAPTDAAAQLPDDV; translated from the coding sequence GTGAGCCTGCCGCTGATCCCTCCGATGCTCGCGACGCCCGGCACCCTGCCGCCCGCCGCGCAGGACGCGCGCTGGGCGTACGAGACCAAGCAGGACGGCCAGCGCGCGGTGGCCTATCTGGCCGGCGACGGCTCCCTGCTGCTGCGCGCCCGCTCCGGCGAGGACATCACGCCCGCCTACCCCGAACTGCGGCCGCTCGGCGACGCGCTCGGCGCCACCTCCGCCGTACTGGACGGGGAGATCCTGGTGCTGGACGAACAGGGGCGCGCCGACTTCCAGTTGCTGCAGTCCCGCATGGGCCTGGTGCACGCGCCCGCCCGGGCCGCCCGGATGGCCACGCGGACCCCGGTGCATCTGGTGCTGTTCGACGTGATGCACCTGGCGGGCCGCTCCCTGCTCAAGGTCCCCTACTCACGCCGGCGCGGGCGGCTGGAGGAGCTGGACCTGGCCGGGCCGTTCTGGTCGACGCCGCGCGCCCTGGTGGGACACGGCGCGCAGGCGCTGGCGGCCACCCGCGAGCACGGCCTGGAGGGGCTGGTGTGCAAGCGGCTGGACTCGCTGTACGAGCCCGGGGTGCGTTCCCGCGCCTGGATCAAGATCCGCAACATGCACAGCGAGGACGTGGTCGTCGGCGGCTGGCTGCCCGGCAAGGGTCGGCTCACGGGCCTGCCGGGCGCGCTGCTGGTCGGTCAGTTCACGGCCGACGGGCGGCTGCGGTACGTCGGCGGCGTGGGCACCGGCTGGAGCGAGGCCGAGCGCACCCGGCTCGCCGAGCTGCTGCGGGCCGGCGCGACGGACGTGTGCCCCTTCGATCCCGTCCCCCAGGTGGCGGGCGCGCGCTGGGTGCTGCCCCGGCTGGTCGGCGAGGTCCGCTTCAGCATCCGCACCCGCTCCGGCATGCTGCGCCAGCCGTCGTGGCTGCGGCTCAGGCCGGACCTGGCGCCCACGGACGCGGCGGCCCAACTGCCGGACGACGTCTGA
- a CDS encoding MFS transporter, translating into MSLGHACVDVYQGAVAALVPFFVAERAYSYAAASGVVLAASLLSSVVQPLFGALTDRWSMPWLLPLSALAGGAGVALSGVTGSYALTLAVVAVSGVGVAAYHPEAARAARAASRGSHTAMGWFSLGGNVGFALAPLLVAAVVATGGLGASPLLVVPAVVGAALCAAAVRSGTGGGADGGRGGEGIGTDDWPSFLRLSGAIMCRSIVFVGLSAFVSLYVRQRAGGGEVAGTAALCVLYAGGAVGTVAGGRLAERYGRLTVVRRAYALSVLAVAGLVLVPGPAMYLFVALTSAGLYVPFSLHVTLGQDYLPRRVGTASGVTLGLAVSVGGLAAPVIGALADATSLRTALVPLIALPALGWLLLSGLREPASPGRAAPAAGPPDRRSRAVSA; encoded by the coding sequence ATGTCCCTGGGCCACGCCTGTGTCGATGTCTATCAAGGCGCCGTCGCGGCCCTCGTCCCCTTCTTCGTCGCCGAGCGCGCCTACAGCTATGCCGCCGCCTCGGGCGTCGTCCTCGCCGCGTCCCTGTTGTCGTCGGTGGTGCAGCCGCTGTTCGGGGCGCTCACCGACCGCTGGTCGATGCCCTGGCTGCTGCCGCTGAGCGCGCTGGCGGGCGGTGCGGGGGTGGCGCTCAGCGGGGTCACGGGGTCCTACGCGCTCACCTTGGCGGTGGTGGCCGTGTCGGGGGTCGGGGTCGCCGCGTACCACCCGGAGGCGGCCCGCGCGGCCCGCGCCGCCTCGCGGGGGAGCCATACGGCGATGGGCTGGTTCTCCCTCGGCGGCAACGTCGGTTTCGCCCTGGCCCCGCTGCTGGTGGCGGCGGTCGTCGCCACGGGCGGGCTGGGTGCTTCTCCCCTGCTGGTCGTGCCGGCGGTCGTCGGGGCGGCCCTGTGTGCGGCGGCGGTGCGTTCGGGCACGGGCGGGGGCGCGGACGGCGGCAGGGGCGGCGAGGGGATCGGCACCGACGACTGGCCGTCGTTTCTGCGGCTGTCCGGAGCGATCATGTGCCGGTCGATCGTGTTCGTCGGCCTGAGCGCCTTCGTCTCGCTGTACGTCCGTCAGCGGGCCGGTGGCGGGGAGGTGGCCGGTACGGCCGCGCTGTGCGTGCTCTACGCGGGCGGCGCGGTGGGGACGGTGGCCGGGGGCCGGCTCGCCGAGCGGTACGGGCGGCTGACCGTCGTGCGCCGGGCGTATGCGCTGTCCGTCCTCGCGGTGGCCGGGCTGGTCCTGGTTCCCGGGCCGGCGATGTATCTGTTCGTCGCGCTGACGTCGGCCGGCCTGTATGTCCCGTTCTCGCTGCATGTCACGCTCGGCCAGGACTATCTGCCCCGGCGGGTCGGCACGGCGAGCGGAGTCACGCTGGGGCTCGCCGTGAGCGTGGGCGGGCTCGCCGCGCCGGTGATCGGCGCGCTGGCCGACGCCACGTCGCTGCGGACGGCGCTCGTGCCGCTCATCGCCCTGCCCGCGCTGGGGTGGCTGCTGCTGAGCGGGCTGCGGGAGCCGGCTTCTCCGGGGCGGGCGGCACCGGCTGCCGGCCCGCCCGACCGACGTTCGCGCGCCGTGTCCGCTTGA
- a CDS encoding questin oxidase family protein, giving the protein METSDKHDTGGQFEEALERLHTRGPERQGWLSNHAPMVVEALAAHGRAGAVHRWLDLYEDRLEDFPDRVAPVTDDDWASALGDPRRITDWTDHFSRALAERPFRSVLAEWWPRLLPGMYGGATHTVIRAGHAVRALEAGENAPRLAELAHALGYWAARHQPVTGVAALPGALTASAALDAVPAIEPGHLGFRDRLAAVRRLPVWAASVTDPDTARDRLTELVRATTHRYATHGHGEPTMLAHAATAPNAVLRTLDSLPRELWAPSLHAAWIASAAVTAMYAPAEPVPHRPAAALTPEEVLERAVAHGDEHVIKFTDTALDVGDEPALAAAVRAVEISAPLV; this is encoded by the coding sequence ATGGAGACAAGCGACAAGCACGACACCGGCGGACAGTTCGAGGAAGCCCTGGAACGCCTGCACACCCGCGGCCCGGAACGGCAGGGCTGGCTCTCCAACCACGCCCCCATGGTCGTGGAAGCTCTCGCCGCCCACGGCCGGGCCGGGGCGGTCCATCGCTGGCTGGACCTCTACGAGGACAGGCTGGAGGACTTCCCGGACCGCGTGGCTCCTGTCACCGACGACGACTGGGCCTCGGCGCTGGGCGATCCGCGCCGCATCACGGACTGGACCGATCATTTCTCCCGCGCCCTCGCCGAACGGCCCTTCAGGAGCGTCCTCGCCGAGTGGTGGCCACGGTTGTTGCCCGGGATGTACGGCGGCGCCACGCACACCGTCATACGGGCCGGGCATGCCGTACGGGCCCTCGAGGCCGGCGAGAACGCGCCCCGGCTCGCCGAACTGGCCCATGCGCTGGGCTACTGGGCGGCACGGCATCAGCCGGTCACCGGCGTCGCCGCCCTGCCCGGAGCCCTGACGGCCTCGGCGGCCCTGGACGCGGTACCCGCCATCGAGCCGGGGCATCTGGGATTCCGCGACCGGCTGGCCGCCGTCCGCCGACTGCCCGTGTGGGCCGCCTCGGTCACCGACCCGGACACCGCACGTGACCGGCTGACCGAACTCGTCCGTGCCACGACCCACCGCTACGCCACCCATGGCCACGGCGAACCGACCATGCTGGCGCATGCGGCGACCGCTCCCAACGCCGTGCTGCGGACGCTGGATTCGCTGCCGCGCGAGCTGTGGGCGCCGAGCCTGCACGCGGCGTGGATCGCGTCCGCGGCGGTCACCGCCATGTACGCCCCGGCGGAGCCGGTCCCCCACCGGCCCGCGGCGGCACTCACCCCGGAAGAGGTGCTGGAGCGCGCTGTGGCACACGGCGACGAGCACGTCATCAAGTTCACCGACACGGCCCTCGACGTCGGTGACGAGCCCGCCCTCGCGGCCGCCGTGCGGGCGGTCGAGATCAGCGCGCCGCTGGTGTGA
- a CDS encoding NPP1 family protein, whose amino-acid sequence MSSQTFRTHSKRWLTGLAGAAALVVAFPSVAFAAPPGALPANAESGEQTYQPAYDYDTDGCYSTPAIGPDGTVNGGLNPTGALNGNCRDASDLDNTNGYSRYKCNNGWCAYMYGLYFEKDQAIAGSSIGGHRHDWEHVVVWVQNNAVRYVSTSNHGSFTISPASSVRFDGTHAKIVYHKDGISTHCFRLANSGDEPPENHKGTWQYPPLVGWNGYPAGVRDKLVAYNFGSANFGLKDGSFESHLASAKPSGISFDPNA is encoded by the coding sequence GTGTCGTCACAGACGTTCCGCACCCACAGCAAGCGATGGCTCACCGGTCTGGCAGGTGCCGCCGCGCTCGTCGTCGCTTTCCCCAGCGTCGCCTTCGCCGCCCCGCCCGGAGCGCTGCCCGCCAACGCCGAGTCGGGCGAGCAGACGTACCAGCCCGCCTACGACTACGACACCGACGGCTGCTACTCCACCCCGGCCATCGGCCCGGACGGCACGGTCAACGGCGGCCTGAACCCGACCGGTGCGCTCAACGGCAACTGCCGTGACGCCTCGGACCTGGACAACACCAACGGGTACTCGCGCTACAAGTGCAACAACGGCTGGTGCGCCTACATGTACGGCCTGTACTTCGAGAAGGACCAGGCGATTGCGGGCAGCAGCATCGGCGGGCACCGGCACGACTGGGAGCACGTGGTGGTGTGGGTGCAGAACAACGCGGTGCGGTACGTGTCGACGTCCAACCACGGCTCGTTCACGATCAGCCCCGCGTCGTCGGTGCGCTTCGACGGCACACACGCCAAGATCGTGTACCACAAGGACGGCATCAGCACGCACTGCTTCCGCCTGGCCAACTCGGGCGACGAGCCGCCGGAGAACCACAAGGGCACCTGGCAGTACCCGCCGCTGGTCGGCTGGAACGGCTACCCGGCGGGCGTGCGCGACAAGCTCGTCGCGTACAACTTCGGCAGCGCCAACTTCGGCCTGAAGGACGGCAGCTTCGAGTCCCACCTGGCGTCGGCGAAGCCGTCCGGCATCTCGTTCGACCCGAACGCCTGA
- a CDS encoding response regulator, whose translation MTIRVLLADDQALLRATFRILIDSSADMEVVAEATDGAEAVDLARAHHPDLVLMDIRMPGTDGLTATTTICADPGLTAVRVLILTTFEIDEYVARALRAGASGFLGKDVTADVLLDGIRTVAAGESLLSPTATRTLITRFLASPAESSQSAAPEHLAALTAREREVMAWVAEGHSNEEIAEKLYVSPLTVRTHVHRAMTKLGARDRAQLVVMAYQSGLVRAVPPNAEQ comes from the coding sequence ATGACCATCCGTGTACTGCTCGCCGACGACCAGGCCCTGCTGCGGGCCACCTTCCGGATCCTGATCGACTCCTCCGCCGACATGGAGGTCGTCGCCGAGGCCACCGACGGCGCCGAGGCCGTCGACCTCGCCCGGGCCCACCACCCCGACCTGGTCCTGATGGACATCCGTATGCCCGGCACCGACGGACTCACCGCCACCACCACGATCTGCGCCGACCCCGGCCTCACGGCGGTGCGGGTGCTGATCCTGACCACGTTCGAGATCGACGAGTACGTGGCGCGGGCGCTGCGGGCCGGGGCGAGCGGCTTCCTCGGCAAGGACGTCACCGCGGACGTGCTGCTCGACGGCATCCGTACCGTGGCCGCCGGCGAGTCCCTGCTCTCCCCCACCGCGACCCGCACGCTCATCACCCGGTTCCTGGCATCGCCCGCCGAGAGCTCGCAGTCGGCCGCGCCGGAGCACCTCGCCGCGCTAACCGCGCGCGAGCGGGAGGTCATGGCGTGGGTGGCCGAGGGGCACTCCAACGAGGAGATCGCCGAGAAGCTCTACGTCAGCCCGCTGACCGTACGCACCCATGTGCACCGGGCCATGACGAAGCTCGGCGCCCGCGACCGTGCCCAACTGGTCGTGATGGCCTATCAGTCGGGCCTGGTGCGGGCCGTGCCGCCGAACGCGGAGCAGTGA
- a CDS encoding ArsR/SmtB family transcription factor, with the protein MPLALHLGTDDLTRCRFAISPLCQTHEALRMLRRPARHGYHQAWLRRMSRTVAGLDLGLLWLFIPPPGGYTPDFLGPPPEHPYPAIDDELARMRATDPALAHAEMARSLSCTPGLAESPQGRAALDDPAATVRRLADLTERAWHALLAPDWPRHRAVLEADIAHRSRRAADGGLDALLTDLHPAVDWTGHTLTLRRYADVTDAQRPDGRGVLLMPSVFVWPDVVSGFARPWQPTVIYPARDMARLHTAPRPPQALARLLGHQRAAVLTGLAAPSSTTELAHRHGLAPSTVSAHLSVLRESGLLESRRQGHYVLYGRTALGDALVERDVTPAAR; encoded by the coding sequence ATGCCGCTCGCCCTGCACCTCGGCACCGACGACCTCACGCGCTGCCGGTTCGCGATCTCGCCGCTGTGCCAGACCCACGAGGCGCTGCGCATGCTGCGCCGGCCCGCCCGGCACGGCTACCACCAGGCCTGGCTGCGCCGTATGAGCCGTACGGTCGCCGGCCTCGACCTGGGGCTCCTGTGGCTGTTCATCCCCCCGCCCGGCGGCTACACCCCGGACTTCCTCGGCCCGCCCCCCGAGCACCCGTACCCGGCCATCGACGACGAGCTGGCCCGGATGCGCGCCACCGACCCCGCCCTGGCCCACGCCGAGATGGCACGCTCGCTGTCCTGCACCCCGGGCCTGGCCGAGTCACCCCAGGGGCGTGCCGCGCTCGACGACCCCGCCGCCACCGTCCGGCGCCTGGCCGACCTCACCGAACGGGCCTGGCACGCGCTGCTCGCCCCGGACTGGCCGCGCCATCGGGCCGTGCTCGAGGCGGACATCGCGCACCGCTCGCGCAGGGCGGCCGACGGCGGCCTCGACGCGCTGCTCACCGACCTGCACCCGGCCGTCGACTGGACCGGCCACACCCTCACCCTGCGCCGGTACGCCGACGTGACGGACGCCCAACGCCCGGACGGCAGGGGCGTGTTGCTGATGCCGAGCGTGTTCGTGTGGCCGGACGTGGTGAGCGGCTTCGCCCGGCCCTGGCAGCCGACGGTCATCTACCCCGCCCGGGACATGGCCCGTCTCCACACCGCCCCGCGCCCGCCACAGGCGCTCGCCCGGCTGCTCGGCCACCAGCGCGCGGCCGTCCTCACCGGCCTCGCCGCGCCCTCCTCGACGACGGAACTGGCCCACCGCCACGGCCTGGCCCCGTCGACCGTGTCGGCCCACCTCTCGGTCCTGCGGGAATCCGGCCTGCTGGAGTCCCGGCGCCAGGGCCACTACGTCCTGTACGGACGAACGGCTCTGGGCGACGCCCTCGTCGAGCGGGACGTCACACCAGCGGCGCGCTGA
- the hemC gene encoding hydroxymethylbilane synthase, protein MSVPELIRIVSRDSPMALAQVERVRAELAALHPGVRTEVVPVKTTGDKWMGDLSKVEGKGAFTKEVDAALLAGEADLAVHCVKDIPADRPLPAGTTFAAFLKRDDIRDALIHPGGLTLDELPAGTRIGTSSVRRVAQLAATHPELECVPFRGNANRRLEKLAAGEADALLLAVAGLERIGRTDVISEVLSPEALMPPIGAGILALQCREGDSELIDAVSGLGDPDTYREATAERMFLHVLQGHCNSPIAGFARVDRGGELSLRACVFTPDGKTRLNAHEWAGRLDPATLGTSVAVALLRQGAREIIDGIPH, encoded by the coding sequence ATGTCCGTGCCTGAACTGATCCGTATCGTCTCCCGCGACTCGCCGATGGCGCTCGCCCAAGTGGAGCGTGTCCGCGCCGAGTTGGCGGCCCTGCACCCGGGTGTGCGCACCGAGGTCGTGCCGGTGAAGACGACCGGTGACAAGTGGATGGGCGATCTTTCCAAGGTCGAGGGCAAGGGCGCGTTCACCAAGGAGGTGGACGCGGCGCTGCTGGCGGGCGAGGCCGATCTCGCCGTGCACTGCGTCAAGGACATCCCCGCCGACCGGCCGCTGCCCGCGGGGACGACGTTCGCCGCGTTCCTGAAGCGGGACGACATCCGTGACGCCCTGATCCACCCCGGCGGGCTGACGCTGGACGAGCTGCCGGCCGGCACCCGGATCGGCACCTCCTCGGTGCGCCGGGTCGCGCAGCTGGCCGCCACCCATCCGGAGCTGGAGTGCGTGCCGTTCCGCGGCAACGCCAACCGGCGGCTGGAGAAGCTCGCGGCCGGCGAGGCCGACGCGCTGCTGCTGGCGGTGGCCGGCCTGGAGCGCATCGGCCGCACCGACGTGATCAGCGAGGTCCTCTCGCCCGAGGCGCTAATGCCGCCCATCGGCGCGGGCATCCTCGCGCTGCAGTGCCGGGAGGGCGACAGCGAGCTCATCGACGCGGTCAGCGGACTCGGCGACCCGGACACCTATCGGGAGGCCACCGCCGAGCGCATGTTCCTGCACGTGCTGCAGGGGCACTGCAACAGCCCCATCGCCGGGTTCGCGCGCGTGGACCGCGGCGGCGAGTTGTCCCTGCGGGCGTGTGTGTTCACCCCGGACGGCAAGACGCGGCTGAACGCCCACGAGTGGGCGGGCCGGCTGGACCCGGCCACGCTGGGTACGTCGGTCGCGGTGGCGCTGCTGCGTCAGGGCGCCCGCGAGATCATCGACGGCATCCCGCACTGA
- a CDS encoding MFS transporter produces MASVGPAPWRRAAVVAALMLAAFTFNTTENLPVGLLALMADDLRVSLTAVGALVTGYGLTVAVASLPLAHVTRSVPRRYLLTGILGLLAVASWVSALGGVSYGGLLAARVATALGQALFWAVMGPVAVGLFPPERRGRVIGLLSVGGSLATVAGVPAGTWLGGHTEWRTPFAVLGLLALLSLVTIGVLLPSSRPQDGHSAYGAAPDRRGFRVVLTVTTLSVTGAFAGFTYVVAFLDEVSGFGADAVSAVLFAFGGAALAGVTVTGPLLDRFPRATLAVPVAGQAVALLGLYAAGHVPVASVVLIMLLGFSVAPAFMATQSRVLQVAPGRTETALAANSAVYNVGIAAGAFLGGALLPATGVRGTFLAGGLLTVGALAVLLWSERGKAVGIDRYRTDARL; encoded by the coding sequence ATGGCAAGCGTGGGTCCGGCACCCTGGCGGCGTGCCGCCGTCGTCGCGGCGCTGATGCTGGCGGCGTTCACCTTCAACACCACCGAGAACCTCCCGGTCGGCCTGCTCGCCCTCATGGCGGACGACCTGCGGGTGTCGCTGACCGCCGTGGGCGCCCTGGTCACCGGGTACGGCCTGACCGTGGCCGTCGCGTCGCTGCCGCTCGCCCATGTCACCCGGTCGGTGCCGCGCCGGTATCTGCTGACGGGGATTCTGGGCCTGCTCGCCGTGGCGAGCTGGGTGTCGGCGCTGGGCGGGGTGTCGTACGGGGGGCTGCTGGCGGCGCGGGTGGCGACGGCGCTGGGGCAGGCGTTGTTCTGGGCGGTGATGGGGCCGGTCGCGGTCGGGCTGTTCCCACCGGAGCGTCGCGGGCGGGTCATCGGACTGCTGTCCGTCGGGGGCTCGCTGGCCACGGTGGCCGGGGTCCCGGCGGGGACCTGGCTGGGCGGACACACGGAGTGGCGGACGCCGTTCGCGGTGCTCGGTCTGCTCGCGCTGCTCTCGCTCGTGACCATCGGCGTCCTGCTGCCGTCGTCCCGTCCGCAGGACGGCCATTCCGCGTACGGCGCCGCCCCCGACCGGCGCGGGTTCCGTGTCGTGCTGACGGTGACCACCCTTTCGGTGACGGGTGCCTTCGCCGGGTTCACCTATGTCGTCGCCTTCCTCGACGAGGTGAGCGGGTTCGGCGCGGACGCGGTGAGTGCGGTGCTGTTCGCGTTCGGTGGGGCGGCGCTGGCCGGGGTCACCGTGACCGGGCCACTGCTCGACCGCTTCCCGCGCGCCACCCTGGCCGTGCCGGTGGCGGGCCAGGCGGTGGCGCTGCTCGGCCTGTACGCCGCGGGCCATGTCCCGGTGGCGAGCGTCGTGCTGATCATGCTGCTGGGCTTCTCGGTCGCGCCCGCCTTCATGGCGACGCAGAGCCGGGTGCTCCAGGTGGCGCCGGGCCGCACCGAGACCGCCCTCGCGGCCAACTCGGCCGTCTACAACGTGGGGATCGCCGCGGGTGCGTTCCTCGGCGGCGCGCTGCTGCCCGCCACCGGGGTGCGCGGCACGTTCCTGGCCGGGGGCCTGTTGACGGTGGGGGCGCTCGCGGTCCTGCTGTGGTCGGAGCGCGGGAAGGCGGTGGGAATCGACCGGTACCGTACGGACGCTCGGCTGTGA